A stretch of DNA from Thiothrix subterranea:
CCAATAACCCGCGCTTCGTCAGCCTGCTGACACGTGAAACCCTAGCTTTAGTACTCGCGGGGGGGCGTGGCTCGCGTTTATATGAACTGACCGATCGCCGCGCCAAACCAGCGGTCTACTTCGGCGGAAAATTCCGCATTATCGACTTCCCGCTGTCTAACTGCGTGAATTCCGGTATTCGCAAAATCGGCGTACTCACCCAATACAAAGCGCATTCCCTCATCCGGCATTTGGTACACGGTTGGTCAAACTTCCGCACGGAATTAGGCGAGTTTGTGGAAGTGTTACCGGCCTCGCAGCGCACCACCGGCAACTGGTACGCAGGTACTGCCGATGCGATTTACCAAAATCTCGATATTGTCGAAACCTTACGTCCCAAATATGTCCTAGTTCTCGCAGGGGATCATATTTACAAAATGGACTACGGTGAAATGCTGGCGTATCACGTCGAAAAAGGCGCTGACATGACCGTGGCGTGCGTGGGTGTGCCGTTAGAAGATGCCAAAGGTTTCGGGGTAATGACGGTCGATGACAATCACCGCGTAATAGGGTTTGATGAAAAACCGGCTGAGCCACGCCCAATGCCCGGTTCAAGCGATACCGCCTTGGCGTCGATGGGCAATTACATTTTCAACACCGACTTTTTGTTTGAGCAATTGCACAAAGATGCGGCAAATCCTGCTTCCAGTCGCGATTTCGGCAAAGACATTATTCCTTCACTGATTGCGGAACACGCGGTATATGCCTACCCCTTCCGCGACCCCATCACCGGCAAACAACCTTATTGGCGCGATGTAGGCACGATTGATGCGTTCTGGGAAGCCAATATGGAGCTGGTATCCGTCGACCCAGAGCTGAATTTATACGATGAGACCTGGCCTATTCTCACTTATCACCGCCAATTGCCCTCAGCGAAATTCGTGTTTCGCGATCCGGGTCGTGAAGGCAAAGCGTTGGATTCGGTGGTCTCCGCAGGCTGCGTGATTTCCGGTGCGGCTGTGATCAATTCGCTGCTGTTCTCGAATGTCAAAGTGCATTCCTACAGCACCGTGCAGGATTCGGTGTTACTCCCCGAAGTGCGTGTCGGGCGGCATTGCCGAATCACCCGTGCGGTCATTGACCGTGGCTGCGACCTGCCCGAAGGCACAATCATTGGCGAAGACCCGGTAGCGGATGCCCAACGTTTCCGCGTCACCCCCAAAGGCATTACCTTGGTTACACCGGAAATGCTGGGGCAAAAAGGTTCAGCCAGCGTTGGTTAACGCTGTCTCAAGCCTTTATACCTTTGCAATACTGGTAAGCAATTTTTACCAGTTGCATACTGTGTAACAACGGCTTACTCAACACCCGATGCGTACTCATGTGGAAATTAGCCATTTTACGGCGCTCCACCCACAAATGGTTAATCATCGGGTGATTGGGTATGGCGCACGAGTCCACCCAAGGCAGCGGCGTGTTATCCAGTGTGCAGTAAATATTTTCCAACTCTAACAACACACCGGGCGAATACGCCGCGTAAGCTTCGTTATAGGCAATTTTGAGCGCATAGCCGCCTTGCGTCGCGCTGGTCAAATTCAATTTGATGGCAATTACTTCACCATCCAGCAACAGTTTCAGCATCATCAACTGCCCCTGTGCCGCCGCATTGCGGATTAAGTTTTCAGCAAATTGACGTTCACCCGACTGACAGCTCATGGCCGTCAGCGCCCGCCCTTTCCAGCCTTGTTGCTCCAGATCGAGAAAATCCTTGATCCAATCACTCAAACCGTGACTTTGCCCCGGCAACAATGCCCGACATTCTAACGTTCCCAATGCCTCCAAACGTCGCCGTAAGCGGTTGTATTCTTTCAGCTTCTTTTTACGCTGATGAGTGCTGACATACGCCTCACCAGAAAGCCCGGAAGTCAACACTGCACGTTCCCACGTATCGTGTTCATTGACCCAGCCGCCCTGCTGATGCGTCAACAAGCGTAATTGCCGCGCAAATTCACCCTCAGCGGGTACTTTATTCAACGAAAACGCCATAGCCCCCGAATGCTCACGCAACCACGCAAATACCGCTTGCAGGGTTTCTTCCGCATAATCCTGATGCACGAGGGGCGTACCAAGCGGGCAATGCGGGTGCAACCAATTCATCCAATGACAGGCGGGAAATTTCTGATAGGTTTGGCTTCTGACCAACGGCAATAAACCCGTGAGGTGTGAATGCGCGGTATCCGCCCATACCAATAGCACAGCAACCGGAAGCTCCGGTGACACGAGCGCGTCTAAAGCAGGCAATAACGCCCAACTTTCGTAAAAAACATTGGGTTCGAGCGCTTGGCGTGTGAGCAAGTCCCAAGCCGGGACAATATCACGCAATTCACGTATGGCGGTTACTAGTTGCGTAATCAAAATGGATACCCGTTTATCGTTATTGAATCACTGTATAAGCAATATTGTGTTCCTAATGAACCCGTAAGCTTAAGCAAATACCCGACAAACGTACCCAAATGGGCGACAATAAAAAAGCGAGCCGTAGCTCGCTTTTTGTGTTCTGACAATACAGCGTATTGCTTAAGCAGCAAGCCACTCTTTGTAAGCTTCCATGTCTTTTTCCTGACCAGCAGCATAACCCGCCTCATAAGCTTCGGTCAGACGCTGCTCTTCACGCATTGGGTTGAGCAAGTAACCACCTTGCCAGCCTTGCAGGAACTCAGGGTCAACGCCTGCTTTTTCCATTTCTACTACAGCGTTGTAATACTGCATATTCATTGTCGTGTCCTCTCTAAATAAAATGAAAATAAACGCGCTGCCGCTTACGCCGCAGCACGCAGTGTTTCCAGTGCTTTACCGCTATTCAGCGTCGCACGTACCGCAGCAGCGGCCTCCTGTATCGAACCGTAACGGCCCAAATGCGCCAGACAGATCGAGGCGGAGTATACCAGACTGTCGTACATCAAACCTGTTTCGCCACCCAGTGCCGCGATACCCATTGCAGCGGCTCTAGCTGCCAACGCATCGCTATCAACCGTGGTCGCAATCTCATCCCCTATCATCGGGGCTGCGGGCAAATCATCCGGCAAAGGCACGGCACGCACGTCGGCTTGCAAGCTAAACGCTTTAGGGTCAAGGTCACGCTGTTGCACCTCACCCTTGTCGTAGTAATAGAACAGTTTGCCCGCTTGTTGCAACGAAGGAATCACCCCGCCCTCAACACCGCGCACAAACATAGCACTATCAAACCCCGCCTGCCGCGCCAATGACGCATAAATTGGTGGGTAAGCTTTGTGCACATACCCGCCCATGCAATGGGTTTTTACCCGCCCGCGAATCGGCCCCAACATGGTTTCTACCGTGGTCAGCACTTGACGCTTAATCATGCGCTGGCGGATAGGAATCAAATCGTGCAAACCCGCTGCAAATTGGCGTTGATCGAGGTAAGTCCAACCGATCCGTTCCAATTGCGCCAAGGCTTCTGCCGGGGTCAAATTCACATTGATACCCGCCGCTTGCAACACTTTGTGGTGCGTTGCACCGAATTTCGGGCCGACTTGTTCCAAACCGTGCAAGACCGCGTGCACGCCCATGCTTGCCAATACCACTGGCACGAACGTGGACGCTGGTACACCGCGTGTATAACCGTCATACGGGTCAGACACATCGAGGACTTCATCCACGGCGGCAGTCTGAATCACCGAAGTATCAATCAACGCCTGCAAGGTTCCCCGATTTTCTTCGTCGGTTTCCCGCTTCATGCGCAACGCAATAAAGTAAACCGCCACCTGCACCGGATCAGCGTCGCCACTTAAAATGTGGCGCATTGCATAATACGCATCCTCATAGCTCAAGTCCTTGCTGTATTCAGGGCCTGTGGCTACTTTTTGAATGCATTGGCGCATGTGCAATTTTAAATTGCGTTCGGTATTTGTA
This window harbors:
- the glgC gene encoding glucose-1-phosphate adenylyltransferase, whose translation is MTTNNPRFVSLLTRETLALVLAGGRGSRLYELTDRRAKPAVYFGGKFRIIDFPLSNCVNSGIRKIGVLTQYKAHSLIRHLVHGWSNFRTELGEFVEVLPASQRTTGNWYAGTADAIYQNLDIVETLRPKYVLVLAGDHIYKMDYGEMLAYHVEKGADMTVACVGVPLEDAKGFGVMTVDDNHRVIGFDEKPAEPRPMPGSSDTALASMGNYIFNTDFLFEQLHKDAANPASSRDFGKDIIPSLIAEHAVYAYPFRDPITGKQPYWRDVGTIDAFWEANMELVSVDPELNLYDETWPILTYHRQLPSAKFVFRDPGREGKALDSVVSAGCVISGAAVINSLLFSNVKVHSYSTVQDSVLLPEVRVGRHCRITRAVIDRGCDLPEGTIIGEDPVADAQRFRVTPKGITLVTPEMLGQKGSASVG
- a CDS encoding anthranilate phosphoribosyltransferase translates to MTDTNTERNLKLHMRQCIQKVATGPEYSKDLSYEDAYYAMRHILSGDADPVQVAVYFIALRMKRETDEENRGTLQALIDTSVIQTAAVDEVLDVSDPYDGYTRGVPASTFVPVVLASMGVHAVLHGLEQVGPKFGATHHKVLQAAGINVNLTPAEALAQLERIGWTYLDQRQFAAGLHDLIPIRQRMIKRQVLTTVETMLGPIRGRVKTHCMGGYVHKAYPPIYASLARQAGFDSAMFVRGVEGGVIPSLQQAGKLFYYYDKGEVQQRDLDPKAFSLQADVRAVPLPDDLPAAPMIGDEIATTVDSDALAARAAAMGIAALGGETGLMYDSLVYSASICLAHLGRYGSIQEAAAAVRATLNSGKALETLRAAA
- a CDS encoding Alvin_2107 family globule sulfur oxidation protein, which produces MNMQYYNAVVEMEKAGVDPEFLQGWQGGYLLNPMREEQRLTEAYEAGYAAGQEKDMEAYKEWLAA
- a CDS encoding GNAT family N-acetyltransferase, encoding MITQLVTAIRELRDIVPAWDLLTRQALEPNVFYESWALLPALDALVSPELPVAVLLVWADTAHSHLTGLLPLVRSQTYQKFPACHWMNWLHPHCPLGTPLVHQDYAEETLQAVFAWLREHSGAMAFSLNKVPAEGEFARQLRLLTHQQGGWVNEHDTWERAVLTSGLSGEAYVSTHQRKKKLKEYNRLRRRLEALGTLECRALLPGQSHGLSDWIKDFLDLEQQGWKGRALTAMSCQSGERQFAENLIRNAAAQGQLMMLKLLLDGEVIAIKLNLTSATQGGYALKIAYNEAYAAYSPGVLLELENIYCTLDNTPLPWVDSCAIPNHPMINHLWVERRKMANFHMSTHRVLSKPLLHSMQLVKIAYQYCKGIKA